In Desulfotignum phosphitoxidans DSM 13687, a single window of DNA contains:
- a CDS encoding transglutaminase-like domain-containing protein, producing MSASLSATYFIDKDHPDIIAFSKKHAGTGTTDKERAVSLYYAVRDLIRYNPYSIEPVKDSIKASAVLAKKEGYCVAKAVLLAACLRSQKIPARLGFADVKNHLNTERLKALMQTDLFVWHGFAEIYLEGRWVKATPAFNLSLCEAFNVKPLEFDGTRDSIFHPFDNLGNRHMEYVTDHGSFDDLPWDRALAAMKQAYPKYFETYERKAGDFNAEAARENKG from the coding sequence ATGTCCGCCAGTCTGTCCGCCACCTATTTTATCGACAAGGATCATCCGGATATCATTGCGTTTTCAAAAAAACATGCCGGAACCGGTACCACCGACAAAGAAAGGGCCGTCAGCCTGTATTATGCGGTGCGGGATTTGATCCGGTACAACCCTTACAGCATTGAACCGGTGAAAGACAGCATCAAAGCCAGTGCTGTTCTGGCGAAAAAAGAAGGGTATTGCGTGGCCAAGGCCGTGCTGCTGGCCGCCTGTCTTCGAAGTCAGAAGATTCCGGCCCGGCTGGGGTTTGCCGATGTGAAAAACCATTTGAACACGGAGCGGCTCAAGGCGTTGATGCAAACGGATCTGTTCGTGTGGCACGGGTTTGCGGAAATCTATCTGGAAGGCAGATGGGTCAAGGCCACCCCGGCATTTAATTTAAGCCTGTGCGAAGCGTTCAATGTCAAGCCTCTGGAATTTGACGGGACCCGTGATTCTATTTTTCATCCCTTTGACAACTTAGGCAACCGGCACATGGAATATGTGACCGATCACGGCAGTTTTGATGATTTGCCCTGGGACCGGGCCCTGGCCGCCATGAAACAGGCCTATCCCAAGTATTTTGAGACCTATGAACGCAAAGCCGGAGATTTCAACGCAGAGGCGGCCCGGGAAAATAAGGGGTGA
- a CDS encoding ABC transporter substrate-binding protein, producing the protein MLQWTHQAQFAGYYMALEKGIYADHGLDVTILRGGPDRDQGEYLRDGRADFATRWLASALTDAANGIAVRNIAQIVNRSNMVLIVWKDSGITNVHDLDGRRVGVWKGQFRPPFMAFFQAHDIQPQIIQQNYSINLFLQRGVDACTAMYYNEYHMMFQAGIDMEELMVFSLASIDTPFPEDGIYCLQKTLESRPAACRAMAAASLEGWEYAAAHPEETLDIVMQYARGAKVPANRPHMRWMLTVVLSSIFPEYVGDWTVGRLSKDDYSRSVDLLMAHKMITDAPSFEEFVHVP; encoded by the coding sequence ATGCTGCAATGGACGCACCAGGCCCAGTTTGCCGGGTATTACATGGCACTGGAAAAAGGCATCTATGCGGACCATGGCCTGGATGTGACCATCCTGCGCGGCGGCCCGGACCGGGATCAGGGCGAGTACCTGCGTGACGGCCGCGCGGATTTTGCCACCCGCTGGCTGGCTTCGGCCTTGACGGATGCGGCAAACGGGATTGCGGTCCGCAATATCGCCCAGATTGTCAATCGTTCAAACATGGTTCTGATCGTCTGGAAAGACAGTGGAATTACCAACGTTCATGATCTGGACGGACGTCGTGTGGGGGTGTGGAAGGGACAGTTCCGTCCGCCGTTTATGGCTTTTTTCCAGGCCCATGACATCCAGCCGCAGATCATCCAGCAGAATTATTCCATCAATTTGTTTTTACAGCGTGGCGTGGATGCATGCACGGCCATGTACTACAACGAATATCACATGATGTTTCAGGCCGGCATCGACATGGAGGAATTGATGGTTTTTTCCCTGGCATCCATTGATACGCCTTTTCCGGAAGATGGCATCTATTGTTTGCAAAAAACCCTTGAAAGCCGTCCGGCCGCCTGCCGGGCCATGGCCGCAGCCTCGCTTGAAGGCTGGGAATATGCTGCGGCCCATCCGGAAGAAACCCTTGATATTGTGATGCAATACGCCCGGGGAGCCAAAGTGCCCGCCAATCGTCCGCACATGCGCTGGATGCTAACCGTCGTGCTTTCCTCGATCTTTCCCGAGTACGTCGGCGACTGGACGGTTGGCCGCCTCTCCAAAGATGATTATTCCCGGTCCGTTGATCTGTTGATGGCGCATAAAATGATCACGGATGCCCCGTCTTTCGAGGAGTTTGTCCATGTTCCGTAA
- a CDS encoding SpoIIE family protein phosphatase: MFRKIRIAPRMALMIIIGAGGILGAVIGYNYISARGLLLEELQEKSNHLARATAFRIEVTGYAVEKVVQSAAFMLTENKHTVAQQYDLLEKLVRDNPEIFGAAIAPWPKGKAPYVWCDVPPAQTLLRGDLNAEGYQYDVWDWFALPRDLTRTIWTEPYFDEGGGNVLMVTRAAPVWDAEDEFAGVITSDVSLEWLQEMLAQLPVGRSGYAFLVSATGVIISHPAGELIMNESIFSLAEARGSKNLRKIGQRMIQGETGFVFFDGLTDTRPAWLAFSPVPSTGWSVGLVFPEKELLGVVFDFSRNTLFFGAAGFVLLLVMSLLIARSISRPLQQLEAGARTLATGNLDVSLPVVTGKDEVAGLANAFESMRNDLKRYMIDLAQTTAAKERIESEIQIARDIQMSLVPHTFPPFPNRNDMEIYAILEPAREIGGDFYDFYMIDEDELCLVVGDVSGKGVPAALFMAVTRTFLRSIWQEEHSPAATMTRLNRELVRDNDSCMFVTLFCARINLTTGHCVYANGGHNPPFLLHAGKPAMAPPTVKGVVVGGMPDFTFDEGELLFAPGDAIFIYTDGVTEAMNPENALSGDAWTLEQIEKYRDLDCNGMVEAMRRALADYTRGAEQSDDITMLAFRRG; the protein is encoded by the coding sequence ATGTTCCGTAAAATACGCATCGCACCGCGCATGGCTCTGATGATCATTATCGGTGCCGGCGGCATCCTGGGGGCGGTGATCGGTTATAATTATATTTCCGCCCGGGGTCTCCTGCTGGAGGAACTGCAGGAAAAATCCAATCATCTGGCCCGGGCCACGGCCTTCCGCATTGAGGTGACAGGGTATGCCGTGGAAAAGGTGGTGCAATCGGCTGCCTTCATGTTGACGGAAAACAAACATACGGTCGCACAACAGTACGATCTGCTTGAAAAACTGGTGAGAGACAATCCGGAAATATTCGGCGCGGCCATTGCGCCCTGGCCCAAAGGCAAGGCCCCCTATGTATGGTGCGATGTACCCCCGGCCCAAACGCTTTTGCGCGGTGATTTAAATGCGGAAGGGTACCAGTATGATGTGTGGGACTGGTTTGCCCTGCCCCGGGACCTGACTCGCACGATATGGACGGAGCCGTACTTTGATGAAGGCGGGGGCAATGTCCTCATGGTAACCCGTGCGGCGCCGGTATGGGATGCTGAGGATGAATTCGCCGGTGTGATTACAAGTGATGTCTCTTTGGAATGGTTGCAGGAAATGCTGGCACAGTTACCCGTGGGCCGCTCCGGGTATGCGTTTCTCGTGTCCGCCACGGGGGTGATTATTTCTCATCCGGCCGGGGAATTGATCATGAATGAAAGTATTTTCAGTCTGGCCGAGGCGCGGGGCTCCAAAAATCTGCGCAAAATCGGTCAACGGATGATCCAAGGTGAAACAGGGTTTGTGTTCTTTGACGGATTAACGGATACAAGACCGGCCTGGCTGGCTTTTTCCCCTGTGCCCAGCACGGGATGGTCCGTGGGGCTGGTGTTTCCTGAAAAAGAATTGCTGGGGGTGGTATTTGATTTCAGCCGCAATACCCTGTTTTTCGGCGCAGCCGGGTTTGTTCTGCTGCTGGTGATGTCGTTACTGATTGCCCGCTCCATATCCCGCCCATTGCAACAGCTGGAAGCCGGCGCCCGCACCCTGGCCACGGGGAATCTTGACGTCTCTTTACCGGTTGTCACCGGTAAAGATGAGGTGGCGGGGCTGGCCAATGCGTTTGAATCCATGCGCAATGATCTCAAACGCTACATGATCGATCTGGCACAAACAACCGCAGCCAAGGAGCGGATTGAAAGTGAAATACAGATTGCCAGAGATATCCAGATGAGCCTGGTTCCGCACACTTTCCCGCCGTTTCCCAACCGGAACGACATGGAGATTTACGCGATTCTCGAACCGGCCCGGGAGATCGGCGGTGATTTTTACGATTTTTACATGATCGATGAAGATGAACTCTGTCTGGTTGTGGGAGATGTTTCCGGCAAAGGCGTGCCGGCCGCTCTGTTCATGGCTGTCACCCGCACGTTCCTGCGCTCGATCTGGCAGGAGGAACACAGTCCTGCAGCCACCATGACGCGGCTGAACCGGGAGCTGGTCCGGGACAATGACTCCTGCATGTTCGTGACCCTGTTTTGCGCCCGGATCAACCTGACCACGGGACATTGTGTCTACGCCAACGGCGGGCACAACCCGCCTTTTCTGCTGCATGCCGGCAAACCGGCCATGGCACCGCCGACCGTCAAAGGGGTGGTGGTGGGCGGCATGCCGGATTTCACTTTTGATGAGGGCGAGTTGTTATTTGCGCCGGGGGACGCGATATTCATCTATACGGACGGGGTGACCGAAGCCATGAATCCGGAAAACGCATTGTCCGGCGATGCCTGGACACTGGAACAGATTGAAAAATACCGGGACCTTGATTGTAACGGCATGGTGGAAGCCATGCGCAGGGCTCTGGCAGATTACACCCGTGGCGCCGAACAGTCCGATGATATCACCATGCTGGCATTTCGAAGGGGGTAA
- a CDS encoding ABC transporter ATP-binding protein → MIQLDAITKTFNPGTPGEKTVIRNLSLAVESGDFITIIGSNGAGKTTLFNLISGAVFPSAGEIRIKGRKVTFEPEYRRAMHIGRIFQDPLAGTASNMTIEDNMTITAKKGFRWPKISLNRAMRQKFADQVKTLDMGLETRMKVNVSSLSGGQRQALTLLMTVLSGPDILLLDEHTAALDPSNAAMVMEQTQRVIRERSLTTLMVTHNMNHAIAFGNRLIMMDAGEIIVDVKGAEKQDLTREGLIQMFADTRKKAFENDEVLLST, encoded by the coding sequence ATGATTCAACTGGATGCGATTACCAAGACCTTTAATCCCGGCACCCCGGGAGAGAAAACCGTGATCCGGAACCTGTCTCTGGCCGTGGAATCCGGGGATTTCATCACCATTATCGGCAGCAACGGGGCCGGTAAAACCACGCTGTTCAACCTGATCTCCGGGGCTGTGTTTCCCAGTGCCGGCGAGATCCGGATCAAGGGCCGGAAAGTGACATTTGAGCCGGAATACCGCCGGGCCATGCACATCGGCCGGATTTTTCAGGATCCTCTGGCCGGCACGGCCTCCAACATGACCATTGAAGACAATATGACGATCACGGCAAAAAAAGGATTCCGGTGGCCCAAAATCAGCCTGAACCGGGCCATGCGCCAAAAATTCGCAGACCAGGTCAAAACCCTGGACATGGGGCTGGAGACCCGCATGAAGGTGAATGTCTCCTCGTTGTCAGGTGGCCAGCGCCAGGCGCTGACGCTGTTGATGACGGTTTTGTCCGGCCCGGATATCCTGCTTCTGGATGAACACACCGCAGCCCTGGACCCCAGCAATGCCGCCATGGTCATGGAACAGACCCAGCGGGTCATCCGGGAACGGTCTTTGACCACGCTCATGGTCACCCATAACATGAACCATGCCATTGCATTTGGCAACCGCCTGATCATGATGGATGCCGGCGAGATTATCGTGGATGTCAAGGGTGCGGAAAAGCAGGACCTCACCCGGGAGGGTCTGATTCAGATGTTTGCAGACACCCGGAAAAAAGCGTTTGAAAATGATGAGGTGCTGCTGTCCACCTGA
- a CDS encoding ABC transporter permease — MIEGIFVEGLIYAIMALGVFFTFRILDFPDLTVDGSFPMGAVIMATSLHAGVNPLSGLVLAFCGGVSAGFVTAAIHNKLKVPHLLAGILTMTMLYSVNIRILSNRANLPLLRVDTILTRVQSACEGIFSPEIASLIFFILVVLGLKLALDLFFLTDLGLVFGALGNNEQMVRVQGVNPATLKLIGVGLSNGLVALSGAFAAQYQGFADVNLGQGIVVSGLASVMLGEFLIKSNRIWALTLRVVLGAILFKAIMYLGRYYGYYINMTPNDLKLITGLLIIISLAISNYKRLRAKGNA, encoded by the coding sequence ATGATTGAAGGTATTTTTGTCGAAGGCCTGATTTACGCCATCATGGCCCTGGGGGTGTTTTTTACTTTCCGGATTCTGGATTTTCCCGACCTGACCGTGGACGGATCGTTTCCCATGGGAGCCGTGATCATGGCCACCAGTCTTCATGCCGGGGTGAATCCCTTGTCCGGGCTGGTTCTGGCGTTTTGCGGCGGGGTCAGTGCCGGGTTTGTCACGGCAGCCATTCATAACAAGCTCAAGGTGCCCCATCTGCTGGCAGGCATTCTCACCATGACCATGCTTTATTCCGTGAACATCCGCATTTTGTCCAACCGGGCCAACCTGCCCCTGCTCCGGGTGGACACCATCCTTACCCGGGTCCAGAGCGCGTGTGAGGGAATTTTTTCACCGGAGATCGCTTCGCTGATCTTTTTCATCCTGGTGGTGCTGGGGTTGAAACTGGCCCTGGATCTGTTTTTTCTCACGGACTTAGGCCTGGTGTTCGGGGCCCTGGGCAACAACGAACAGATGGTCCGGGTCCAGGGCGTGAATCCGGCCACGCTCAAGCTCATCGGCGTGGGGCTTTCCAATGGGCTGGTGGCGTTGTCCGGCGCGTTTGCCGCCCAGTACCAGGGGTTTGCCGACGTCAACCTGGGCCAGGGCATTGTGGTGTCGGGCCTGGCCTCGGTCATGCTCGGAGAGTTTCTCATCAAATCCAACCGGATCTGGGCGTTGACCCTCCGGGTAGTGCTGGGGGCGATCCTGTTCAAGGCCATTATGTACCTGGGCCGCTATTACGGCTATTACATCAATATGACCCCCAACGACCTGAAGCTGATCACGGGGTTGCTGATCATCATTTCCCTGGCGATTTCCAATTATAAACGTCTCCGGGCAAAGGGGAATGCATGA
- a CDS encoding ABC transporter substrate-binding protein, with product MKKLISVIVAGLVMGLVAFSQAQAKEDVLIGISKIVAHPALDALEQGVQDGVKERFPQARFDLQNANGEMSTAASIAQKFKAENVDLAVGIATPTAQALVNTIKDRPVLFCAVTDPEGAGLVASVEKGEKGVTGTSDMTPVKEQILLLNQIKPLKKLGHVYSSSEANAVALAEIARQVCKDLDIEFVETTVTNSAEVKQAVQTIASRVDGIYLSNDNTIFSALSAVTQVAMRHNIPIMSADPSSAETNDVLAAWGFDYYKMGRVTGRLAADILEGADPVDIPTVYMTEPGDVDLLINLDVAQKLGLTIPKEILDTANKVIENGQLTVR from the coding sequence ATGAAAAAATTGATAAGTGTGATCGTTGCAGGCCTTGTCATGGGGCTGGTTGCGTTTTCCCAGGCCCAGGCCAAAGAGGATGTGTTGATCGGGATTTCCAAGATTGTGGCCCATCCGGCTCTGGACGCTCTGGAGCAGGGGGTCCAGGACGGGGTGAAAGAACGGTTTCCCCAGGCCCGGTTTGATCTCCAGAATGCCAACGGTGAGATGTCCACGGCCGCATCCATTGCCCAGAAATTCAAAGCGGAAAATGTGGACCTTGCCGTGGGCATTGCTACGCCTACGGCCCAGGCCCTGGTGAACACCATCAAGGACCGGCCCGTGCTTTTTTGTGCCGTGACCGATCCGGAAGGGGCCGGGCTGGTGGCATCGGTTGAAAAAGGGGAAAAAGGCGTGACCGGCACTTCGGACATGACCCCGGTGAAGGAACAGATCCTGCTGCTCAACCAGATCAAGCCGTTGAAAAAACTGGGCCATGTGTACTCCTCCAGCGAGGCCAATGCCGTGGCTTTGGCTGAGATTGCCAGGCAGGTGTGCAAGGATCTGGACATTGAATTTGTGGAAACCACGGTGACCAATTCCGCAGAGGTCAAACAGGCGGTTCAGACCATTGCATCCCGGGTGGACGGCATCTATCTGAGCAACGACAACACCATTTTTTCCGCCCTGTCTGCTGTGACCCAGGTGGCCATGCGCCACAACATCCCAATCATGTCTGCAGATCCCAGTTCCGCTGAGACCAACGATGTCCTGGCGGCCTGGGGATTTGACTATTACAAGATGGGCCGGGTCACGGGCCGGCTGGCCGCAGATATCCTGGAGGGGGCTGATCCGGTGGACATTCCCACGGTATACATGACGGAACCCGGGGACGTGGACCTGCTGATCAATCTGGATGTGGCACAGAAACTGGGACTGACCATCCCCAAAGAGATTCTGGATACAGCCAACAAAGTGATCGAAAACGGTCAGCTCACCGTCCGCTAG
- a CDS encoding CvfB family protein — MYTDSEDRQVAATLKPAGGVGDLVFLIAKDVTSFGTFMDWGLEKDLLVPRNEQQDRMEPGKKYLVKICRDDRTNKVYGTTRISAHCDKNTHDLKVGQLVDLIVHSITPIGIMAVVDNRYYGMLYLNETFQKLFIGDTCKGYIMRIREDGKIDLSLKKPGYSSVPKSAEVILYRLNKSGGFTPCHDKSAPEEIRKRFSMSKKEFKRAVGSLYKKRLIELKDNGIGLIQ; from the coding sequence GTGTACACTGATTCTGAAGATCGTCAGGTGGCAGCCACGTTAAAACCCGCAGGTGGGGTGGGTGATCTTGTTTTTTTAATCGCAAAAGATGTTACCTCTTTTGGAACCTTTATGGATTGGGGGCTGGAAAAGGATTTGCTGGTACCCAGAAATGAGCAGCAGGACAGGATGGAACCCGGAAAAAAATATTTAGTCAAAATCTGCCGGGATGACAGAACAAACAAGGTGTACGGTACAACGCGGATTTCCGCCCATTGTGATAAAAACACCCATGATCTGAAAGTCGGGCAGCTGGTTGACTTGATTGTTCACTCCATCACTCCCATCGGAATCATGGCCGTTGTTGATAATCGATACTATGGGATGCTGTATTTAAATGAAACCTTTCAAAAATTATTTATCGGGGATACGTGCAAAGGGTATATCATGCGGATCCGTGAGGATGGGAAAATTGATCTGAGCCTGAAAAAACCCGGGTATTCATCGGTTCCCAAATCAGCGGAAGTCATTTTATACCGGTTGAATAAATCCGGGGGATTTACCCCCTGCCACGATAAAAGCGCCCCTGAAGAGATCCGCAAAAGGTTTTCCATGAGCAAGAAAGAATTCAAAAGAGCTGTGGGCAGTCTGTATAAAAAAAGGTTGATCGAATTAAAAGACAACGGGATCGGCCTGATACAATGA
- a CDS encoding aldo/keto reductase, translated as MEYYKIPGTDLEVSRIALGTWAIGGWMWGGTDENESIETIHAAFDKGVNIIDTAPVYGFGKSEEIVGKAVAAFGNRDKICLSTKATLDWTENDKIKRNGSRDRIMKEVEDSLKRLKTDTIDIYYVHWPDSSRPISETAKAMRELYDQSVIKAVGVSNFTQDQMEAFQKECPLHLCQPPFNIFERDIEKDIKPYCQQKDITLMTYGAICRGLLSGKISKDTHFKGDDLRNADPKFKEPRFSGYLEAVQKLEDLAGKRFNKSLLAFSLRWIFEKGIPVAIWGGRKPSHLEPLDDIFGWSMDLATLSAVETILAQTVKQPVGPEFMAPPTGV; from the coding sequence ATGGAATATTATAAAATTCCGGGAACAGATCTTGAAGTTTCACGTATCGCGCTTGGGACATGGGCAATCGGCGGATGGATGTGGGGTGGAACAGATGAAAATGAGTCCATTGAAACCATCCATGCTGCTTTTGACAAAGGTGTAAATATTATTGATACAGCGCCGGTTTACGGATTCGGCAAATCGGAAGAAATTGTGGGAAAAGCGGTTGCTGCGTTCGGAAACCGTGACAAAATATGCCTTTCCACAAAAGCGACACTTGACTGGACAGAAAACGACAAAATAAAACGAAACGGCTCAAGAGACCGTATAATGAAGGAAGTTGAAGATTCACTTAAAAGACTTAAAACAGATACCATTGATATATATTATGTGCACTGGCCTGATTCTTCCCGTCCTATATCAGAGACAGCAAAAGCGATGCGTGAACTATATGATCAGTCTGTTATAAAGGCGGTCGGTGTCAGCAATTTTACCCAGGATCAGATGGAAGCTTTCCAAAAAGAATGCCCGCTTCATTTGTGTCAGCCGCCATTTAATATTTTTGAGCGTGATATAGAAAAAGATATAAAGCCTTACTGCCAGCAGAAAGATATTACGCTCATGACCTATGGCGCGATATGCCGAGGTCTCTTGTCAGGAAAAATATCAAAGGACACCCACTTTAAAGGCGACGATCTTCGCAATGCCGATCCGAAATTCAAGGAGCCCCGTTTCAGCGGTTATCTTGAAGCCGTTCAAAAACTTGAAGATCTGGCAGGTAAAAGATTCAACAAATCCCTTCTGGCATTCAGCTTAAGATGGATTTTTGAAAAAGGGATTCCTGTCGCCATATGGGGCGGACGCAAACCCTCTCATCTTGAGCCTCTTGATGATATTTTCGGATGGTCTATGGATCTTGCAACGCTTTCAGCGGTTGAAACCATTCTTGCACAAACAGTGAAACAGCCTGTAGGGCCTGAATTCATGGCGCCTCCGACCGGGGTGTAG
- a CDS encoding Crp/Fnr family transcriptional regulator has translation MTCLCKQIAGNDIELSPTCIGNLWIFQGLAPDDVQALAKEALRKKMKKGDTVFMQGDTANEVFLIKGGRIKLTKVLEDGTELMLDLRKAGDFVGENMFSEEGEYPVSAVCMEDTLTCGFTRSQFEELVLNNPTVGLQVIKTLSERISWLTTRVGNLAVTNIEDRLYKVLCNVAKEHGEQRPQGVMIQFPLTHEDLSFLIGTHRVTVTRAMKALKETGKIILENRRLILPSLAIS, from the coding sequence ATGACTTGTTTATGCAAACAAATCGCAGGAAATGACATAGAGCTGTCTCCGACTTGTATCGGCAATCTTTGGATATTTCAGGGCCTTGCCCCTGACGATGTTCAGGCTCTTGCAAAAGAAGCATTGCGGAAAAAAATGAAAAAAGGGGATACCGTATTCATGCAGGGAGATACCGCCAACGAGGTGTTCCTCATAAAGGGGGGCCGCATTAAATTGACCAAGGTGCTGGAAGATGGAACCGAGCTCATGCTGGACCTGAGAAAAGCCGGTGATTTTGTTGGCGAAAATATGTTCTCTGAAGAGGGCGAGTATCCGGTCAGTGCGGTCTGCATGGAAGATACATTGACATGCGGGTTCACCCGGAGCCAGTTTGAAGAACTGGTGCTCAACAATCCCACGGTCGGCCTCCAGGTGATCAAAACCCTCAGTGAAAGGATTTCCTGGCTTACCACCCGGGTGGGTAATCTGGCCGTGACAAATATCGAGGATCGTCTTTACAAGGTCCTTTGCAATGTTGCCAAAGAGCATGGAGAACAAAGGCCCCAGGGAGTGATGATTCAATTTCCACTGACTCACGAGGATCTCAGCTTTTTGATCGGCACACACAGGGTGACGGTTACCCGGGCCATGAAAGCACTCAAGGAAACAGGAAAAATTATTCTTGAAAACAGACGGCTTATCCTGCCATCTCTGGCAATCTCATAA